One window of the Prionailurus bengalensis isolate Pbe53 chromosome E1, Fcat_Pben_1.1_paternal_pri, whole genome shotgun sequence genome contains the following:
- the LOC122484961 gene encoding myosin-8 isoform X1 yields MSASSDAEMAVFGEAAPYLRKSEKERIEAQNKPFDAKTSVFVAEPKESYVKSTIQSKEGGKVTVKTEGGATLTVREDQVFPMNPPKYDKIEDMAMMTHLHEPGVLYNLKERYAAWMIYTYSGLFCVTVNPYKWLPVYNPEVVAAYRGKKRQEAPPHIFSISDNAYQFMLTDRENQSILITGESGAGKTVNTKRVIQYFATIAVTGEKKKEEAGKMQGTLEDQIISANPLLEAFGNAKTVRNDNSSRFGKFIRIHFGTTGKLASADIETYLLEKSRVTFQLKAERSYHIFYQITSNKKPDLIEMLLITTNPYDYAFVSQGEITVPSIDDQEELMATDSAIDILGFTPEEKVSIYKLTGAVMHYGNMKFKQKQREEQAEPDGTEVADKAAYLQSLNSADLLKALCYPRVKVGNEYVTKGQTVQQVYNAVGALAKAVYEKMFLWMVTRINQQLDTKQPRQYFIGVLDIAGFEIFDFNSLEQLCINFTNEKLQQFFNHHMFVLEQEEYKKEGIEWTFIDFGMDLAACIELIEKPLGIFSILEEECMFPKATDTSFKNKLYDQHLGKSANFQKPKVVKGRAEAHFSLIHYAGTVDYNIAGWLDKNKDPLNDTVVGLYQKSAMKTLASLFSTYASAEADSGTKKGAKKKGSSFQTVSALFRENLNKLMTNLRSTHPHFVRCIIPNETKTPGAMEHELVLHQLRCNGVLEGIRICRKGFPSRILYGDFKQRYKVLNASAIPEGQFIDSKKASEKLLASIDIDHTQYKFGHTKVFFKAGLLGLLEEMRDEKLAQIITRTQAVCRGFLMRVEYQKMLQRREALFCIQYNVRAFMNVKHWPWMKLFFKIKPLLKSAETEKEMATMKEEFQKTKDELAKSEAKRKELEEKMVTLLKEKNDLQLQVQSEADALADAEERCEQLIKNKIQLEAKIKEVTERAEDEEEINAELTAKKRKLEDECSELKKDIDDLELTLAKVEKEKHATENKVKNLTEEMAGLDETIAKLTKEKKALQEAHQQTLDDLQAEEDKVNTLSKAKTKLEQQVDDLEGSLEQEKKLRMDLERAKRKLEGDLKLAQESTMDVENEKQQLDERLKKKEFEISNLLSKIEDEQAVEIQLQKKIKELQARIEELEEEIEAERASRAKAEKQCSDLSRELEEISERLEEAGGATSAQIEMNKKREAEFQKMRRDLEEATLQHEATAATLRKKHADSVAELGEQIDNLQRVKQKLEKEKSELKMEIDDLASNMETISKAKGNLEKMCRTLEDQVSELKTKEEEQQRLINDLTAQRARLQTEAGEYSRQLDEKEALVSQLSRNKQASTQQIEELKHQLEEETKAKNALAHALQSSRHDCDLLREQYEEEQEGKAELQRALSKANSEVAQWRTKYETDAIQRTEELEEAKKKLAQRLQDAEEHVEAVNAKCASLEKTKQRLQNEVEDLMLDVERTNAACAALDKKQRNFDKVLAEWKQKYEETQAELEASQKESRSLGTELFKVKNAYEESLDHLETLRRENKNLQQEISDLTEQIAEGGKQIHELEKIKKQVEQEKCDIQAALEEAEASLEHEEGKILRIQLELNQVKSEVERKITEKDEEIDQLKRNHIRVVESMQSTLDAEIRSRNDALRVKKKMEGDLNEMEIQLNHANRQAAEALRNYRNTQAILKDTQLHLDDALRGQEDLKEQLAMVERRANLLQAEIEELRATLEQTERSRKIAEQELLDASERVQLLHTQNTSLINTKKKLETDISQIQGEMEDIVQEARNAEEKAKKAITDAAMMAEELKKEQDTSAHLERMKKNLEQTVKDLQHRLDEAEQLALKGGKKQIQKLEARVRELEGEVENEQKRNAEAVKGLRKHERRVKELTYQTEEDRKNVLRLQDLVDKLQAKVKSYKRQAEEAEEQSNANLAKFRKLQHELEEAEERADIAESQVNKLRAKSREVHTKIISYE; encoded by the exons ATCGTGAGAACCAGTCCATCCTGATCAC CGGTGAATCCGGGGCAGGGAAGACCGTGAACACCAAGCGTGTCATCCAGTACTTTGCAACAATTGCGGTCAcaggggagaagaagaaggaggaagctgGCAAAATGCAG GGGACTCTGGAAGATCAAATCATCAGCGCCAACCCCCTACTGGAGGCCTTTGGCAATGCCAAGACCGTGAGGAACGACAACTCCTCTCGCTTT GGTAAATTCATTAGAATTCATTTTGGTACTACAGGGAAGCTGGCTTCTGCAGATATTGAAACAT ATCTTCTAGAAAAGTCTAGAGTTACTTTCCAGCTGAAGGCAGAAAGAAGCTACCATATTTTTTATCAGATCACTTCCAATAAGAAGCCAGATCTGATTG AAATGCTCCTGATCACCACCAACCCTTATGACTATGCCTTCGTCAGTCAAGGGGAGATCACAGTCCCCAGCATTGATGACCAAGAGGAGCTGATGGCCACAGAT AGTGCCATTGACATCCTGGGCTTTACTCCTGAAGAGAAAGTTTCCATCTACAAGCTCACAGGGGCCGTGATGCATTATGGGAACATGAAGTTCAAGCAAAAGCAGCGTGAGGAACAGGCCGAGCCAGATGGCACGGAAG TTGCTGACAAGGCAGCCTACCTCCAGAGTCTGAACTCTGCTGACCTGCTCAAAGCCCTCTGCTACCCCAGGGTCAAGGTCGGCAACGAGTACGTCACCAAAGGCCAGACTGTGCAGCAG GTATACAACGCAGTGGGCGCCCTGGCCAAGGCCGTCTACGAGAAGATGTTCCTGTGGATGGTCACCCGCATCAACCAGCAGCTGGACACCAAGCAGCCCAGACAGTACTTCATCGGGGTCCTGGACATCGCCGGCTTTGAGATCTTTGAT TTCAACAGCCTGGAGCAGCTGTGCATCAACTTCACCAACGAGAAGCTGCAACAGTTCTTCAACCACCACATGTTCGTGCTGGAGCAGGAGGAGTACAAGAAGGAGGGCATCGAGTGGACGTTCATTGACTTCGGGATGGACCTGGCTGCCTGCATCGAGCTCATCGAGAAG CCACTGGGCATCTTCTCCATTCTGGAGGAGGAGTGCATGTTCCCCAAGGCCACGGACACCTCCTTCAAGAACAAGCTGTACGACCAGCACCTGGGCAAGTCCGCCAACTTCCAAAAGCCCAAGGTGGTCAAGGGCAGGGCCGAGGCACACTTCTCGCTGATCCACTACGCCGGCACCGTGGACTACAACATTGCCGGCTGGCTGGACAAGAACAAGGACCCCCTGAATGACACTGTGGTTGGGCTGTACCAAAAGTCCGCAATGAAGACTCTGGCCAGTCTCTTTTCCACATATGCTAGTGCTGAAGCAG ACAGTGGTACAAAGAAAGGTGCTAAGAAGAAGGGCTCCTCTTTCCAGACTGTGTCAGCCCTCTTCAGG gaaaatttaaataaactgatGACCAATCTGAGGAGCACACACCCTCATTTTGTACGGTGTATCATTCCCAATGAAACCAAAACTCCTG GGGCCATGGAGCATGAACTTGTCCTGCACCAGCTGAGGTGTAACGGAGTGCTGGAAGGCATCCGCATCTGCAGGAAGGGCTTCCCCAGCAGAATCTTATATGGGGATTTTAAACAAAG ATACAAAGTTTTAAACGCAAGTGCTATTCCAGAAGGACAGTTCATCGACAGCAAGAAGGCTTCTGAGAAACTTCTCGCCTCTATTGATATTGATCACACCCAATATAAATTTGGGCATACCAAG GTGTTCTTCAAAGCTGGCCTTCTGGGTCTTCTGGAAGAAATGAGAGACGAAAAGTTGGCCCAGATTATAACGAGAACTCAAGCTGTCTGCAGGGGATTCCTAATGAGGGTAGAATATCAGAAGATGTTGCAAAGGAG AGAAGCCCTCTTCTGCATCCAGTACAACGTCCGCGCCTTCATGAACGTCAAGCACTGGCCCTGGATGAAACTCTTCTTCAAGATCAAGCCCCTTCTCAAGAGCGCAGAGACCGAGAAGGAGATGGCCACCATGAAGGAGGAGTTTCAGAAAACCAAAGACGAACTCGCCAAGTCAGAGGCGAAGAGGAAGGAACTGGAGGAAAAGATGGTCACtctcttgaaagagaaaaatgacctgCAGCTTCAGGTTCAATCC GAAGCTGATGCCTTGGCTGATGCAGAGGAAAGGTGTGAGCAACTCATTAAGAACAAAATCCAGCTGGAGGCCAAGATCAAGGAGGTGACTGAGAGAGCTGAGGATGAGGAGGAGATCAATGccgagctgacggccaagaagaGGAAACTGGAGGACGAGTGTTCAGAGCTCAAGAAAGACATTGACGACCTTGAGCTGACCCTGGCCAAGGTTGAAAAGGAGAAGCATGCCACAGAGAACAAG gtGAAAAACCTCACAGAAGAGATGGCAGGCCTGGACGAAACCATCGCTAAGCTGACCAAGGAGAAGAAGGCCCTACAGGAGGCCCACCAGCAGACCCTGGATGACCTACAGGCAGAAGAGGACAAGGTCAACACGCTGAGCAAAGCTAAAACCAAGCTTGAGCAGCAAGTAGATGAC CTTGAAGGGTCATTagagcaagaaaagaaactcCGCATGGATCTAGAGAGAGCAAAGAGGAAACTGGAGGGAGACCTAAAATTAGCCCAAGAATCCACAATGGATGTAGAAAATGAGAAACAGCAACTTGATGAGAGACTCAAAAA GAAAGAATTTGAAATCAGCAATTTGCTAAGTAAAATTGAAGATGAGCAGGCAGTAGAAATTCaactacaaaagaaaatcaaagagctGCAG GCCCGCAtcgaggagctggaggaggaaatCGAGGCAGAGCGGGCCTCCCGGGCCAAAGCAGAGAAGCAGTGCTCAGACCTCTCCCGCGAACTGGAGGAGATCAGCGAGCGGCTGGAAGAAGCCGGCGGGGCCACTTCCGCCCAGATCGAGATGAACAAGAAGCGGGAGGCCGAGTTCCAGAAGATGCGCAGGGACCTGGAGGAGGCCACCCTGCAGCACGAAGCCACGGCGGCCACCCTGAGGAAGAAGCACGCGGACAGCGTGGCCGAGCTGGGGGAGCAGATAGACAACCTACAGAGGGTCaagcagaagctggagaaggagaagagcGAGTTGAAGATGGAGATTGACGACCTGGCCAGTAACATGGAGACCATCTCCAAGGCCAAG GGGAACCTGGAAAAGATGTGCCGCACTCTAGAAGACCAGGTGAGTGAACTTAAGACCAAGGAAGAGGAGCAGCAGCGGCTGATCAATGACCTGACGGCTCAGAGAGCGCGTCTGCAGACAGAAGCAG GTGAATATTCCCGACAATTAGATGAGAAAGAGGCTTTGGTCTCTCAGCTTTCAAGGAACAAACAAGCATCTACACAACAGATTGAGGAGCTGAAACATCAGctggaggaagaaacaaaa GCCAAGAACGCGCTGGCCCACGCCCTGCAGTCCTCCCGCCACGACTGTGACCTGCTGCGGGAACAGTacgaggaggagcaggagggcaAGGCCGAGCTGCAGAGGGCGCTGTCCAAGGCCAACAGCGAGGTGGCCCAGTGGAGGACCAAATACGAGACGGATGCCATCCAGCGCacagaggagctggaggaggccaA GAAGAAGCTGGCCCAACGTCTGCAGGACGCCGAGGAGCACGTAGAAGCAGTGAACGCCAAATGTGCCTCCCTGGAGAAGACGAAGCAGCGGCTCCAGAACGAAGTGGAAGACCTCATGCTCGACGTGGAGAGAACAAACGCAGCCTGTGCGGCCCTGGACAAGAAGCAGAGGAACTTCGACAAG GTCCTGGCAGAGTGGAAACAGAAGTATGAGGAGACTCAAGCTGAACTTGAGGCCTCCCAGAAGGAGTCCCGCTCTCTCGGCACTGAGCTGTTCAAGGTCAAGAATGCCTACGAAGAATCCCTGGATCACCTGGAAACCCTGAGGCGAGAGAACAAGAACTTGCAGC AGGAGATTTCTGACCTCACGGAGCAGATTgctgagggagggaagcaaatcCATGAACTGGAGAAGATAAAGAAGCAAGTGGAACAAGAGAAATGCGATATTCAGGCTGCCTTAGAGGAAGCAGAG GCATCTCTTGAACACGAAGAGGGAAAGATCCTACGCATCCAGTTGGAGTTGAACCAAGTCAAGTCTGAAGTCGAGAGGAAAATCACTGAAAAGGATGAGGAAATCGATCAACTAAAGAGAAACCACATCAGAGTCGTGGAGTCGATGCAGAGCACCTTGGATGCTGAGATCAGGAGCAGGAACGATGCTCTGAGAGTCAAGAAGAAGATGGAGGGAGACCTCAATGAAATGGAAATCCAGCTGAACCATGCCAACCGCCAGGCTGCAGAGGCCCTGAGGAACTACAGGAACACCCAGGCCATCTTGAAG GACACCCAGCTGCACCTGGACGACGCGCTCCGGGGCCAGGAGGACCTGAAGGAGCAGCTGGCCATGGTGGAGCGCAGGGCCAACCTGCTGCAGGCTGAGATCGAGGAGCTGCGGGCGACCCTGGAGCAGACGGAGAGGAGCAGAAAAATCGCAGAACAGGAGCTCCTGGACGCCAGTGAGCGCGTCCAGCTCCTCCACACCCAG AACACCAGCCTGATCAACACCAAGAAGAAGCTGGAGACAGACATCTCCCAGATCCAGGGAGAGATGGAAGACATTGTCCAGGAAGCCCGCAACGCAGAAGAGAAGGCCAAGAAGGCCATCACTGAT GCGGCCATGATGGCCGAGGAGCTGAAGAAGGAGCAGGACACCAGCGCCCACCTGGAGCGGATGAAGAAGAACCTGGAGCAGACGGTGAAGGACCTTCAGCACCGTCTGGACGAGGCTGAGCAGCTGGCCCTGAAGGGCGGGAAGAAGCAGATCCAGAAACTGGAGGCCAGG GTACGTGAACTTGAAGGAGAGGTTGAAAATGAGCAGAAACGTAATGCAGAGGCTGTTAAAGGTTTGCGGAAACATGAGAGAAGAGTAAAGGAACTTACCTACCAG ACCGAAGAAGACCGCAAGAATGTTCTCAGGCTGCAGGACCTAGTAGATAAACTACAGGCAAAGGTGAAATCGTACAAGAGACAAGCTGAGGAGGCT gaGGAACAATCCAACGCTAATCTTGCTAAATTCCGCAAGCTCCAGCACGAGCTGGAGGAGGCCGAGGAACGCGCTGACATTGCCGAGTCCCAGGTCAACAAGCTGCGGGCAAAGAGCCGGGAGGTCCACACGAAAATCA TAAGTTATG
- the LOC122484961 gene encoding myosin-8 isoform X2 yields the protein MSASSDAEMAVFGEAAPYLRKSEKERIEAQNKPFDAKTSVFVAEPKESYVKSTIQSKEGGKVTVKTEGGATLTVREDQVFPMNPPKYDKIEDMAMMTHLHEPGVLYNLKERYAAWMIYTYSGLFCVTVNPYKWLPVYNPEVVAAYRGKKRQEAPPHIFSISDNAYQFMLTDRENQSILITGESGAGKTVNTKRVIQYFATIAVTGEKKKEEAGKMQGTLEDQIISANPLLEAFGNAKTVRNDNSSRFGKFIRIHFGTTGKLASADIETYLLEKSRVTFQLKAERSYHIFYQITSNKKPDLIEMLLITTNPYDYAFVSQGEITVPSIDDQEELMATDSAIDILGFTPEEKVSIYKLTGAVMHYGNMKFKQKQREEQAEPDGTEVADKAAYLQSLNSADLLKALCYPRVKVGNEYVTKGQTVQQVYNAVGALAKAVYEKMFLWMVTRINQQLDTKQPRQYFIGVLDIAGFEIFDFNSLEQLCINFTNEKLQQFFNHHMFVLEQEEYKKEGIEWTFIDFGMDLAACIELIEKPLGIFSILEEECMFPKATDTSFKNKLYDQHLGKSANFQKPKVVKGRAEAHFSLIHYAGTVDYNIAGWLDKNKDPLNDTVVGLYQKSAMKTLASLFSTYASAEADSGTKKGAKKKGSSFQTVSALFRENLNKLMTNLRSTHPHFVRCIIPNETKTPGAMEHELVLHQLRCNGVLEGIRICRKGFPSRILYGDFKQRYKVLNASAIPEGQFIDSKKASEKLLASIDIDHTQYKFGHTKVFFKAGLLGLLEEMRDEKLAQIITRTQAVCRGFLMRVEYQKMLQRREALFCIQYNVRAFMNVKHWPWMKLFFKIKPLLKSAETEKEMATMKEEFQKTKDELAKSEAKRKELEEKMVTLLKEKNDLQLQVQSEADALADAEERCEQLIKNKIQLEAKIKEVTERAEDEEEINAELTAKKRKLEDECSELKKDIDDLELTLAKVEKEKHATENKVKNLTEEMAGLDETIAKLTKEKKALQEAHQQTLDDLQAEEDKVNTLSKAKTKLEQQVDDLEGSLEQEKKLRMDLERAKRKLEGDLKLAQESTMDVENEKQQLDERLKKKEFEISNLLSKIEDEQAVEIQLQKKIKELQARIEELEEEIEAERASRAKAEKQCSDLSRELEEISERLEEAGGATSAQIEMNKKREAEFQKMRRDLEEATLQHEATAATLRKKHADSVAELGEQIDNLQRVKQKLEKEKSELKMEIDDLASNMETISKAKGNLEKMCRTLEDQVSELKTKEEEQQRLINDLTAQRARLQTEAGEYSRQLDEKEALVSQLSRNKQASTQQIEELKHQLEEETKAKNALAHALQSSRHDCDLLREQYEEEQEGKAELQRALSKANSEVAQWRTKYETDAIQRTEELEEAKKKLAQRLQDAEEHVEAVNAKCASLEKTKQRLQNEVEDLMLDVERTNAACAALDKKQRNFDKVLAEWKQKYEETQAELEASQKESRSLGTELFKVKNAYEESLDHLETLRRENKNLQQEISDLTEQIAEGGKQIHELEKIKKQVEQEKCDIQAALEEAEASLEHEEGKILRIQLELNQVKSEVERKITEKDEEIDQLKRNHIRVVESMQSTLDAEIRSRNDALRVKKKMEGDLNEMEIQLNHANRQAAEALRNYRNTQAILKDTQLHLDDALRGQEDLKEQLAMVERRANLLQAEIEELRATLEQTERSRKIAEQELLDASERVQLLHTQNTSLINTKKKLETDISQIQGEMEDIVQEARNAEEKAKKAITDAAMMAEELKKEQDTSAHLERMKKNLEQTVKDLQHRLDEAEQLALKGGKKQIQKLEARVRELEGEVENEQKRNAEAVKGLRKHERRVKELTYQTEEDRKNVLRLQDLVDKLQAKVKSYKRQAEEAEEQSNANLAKFRKLQHELEEAEERADIAESQVNKLRAKSREVHTKISAE from the exons ATCGTGAGAACCAGTCCATCCTGATCAC CGGTGAATCCGGGGCAGGGAAGACCGTGAACACCAAGCGTGTCATCCAGTACTTTGCAACAATTGCGGTCAcaggggagaagaagaaggaggaagctgGCAAAATGCAG GGGACTCTGGAAGATCAAATCATCAGCGCCAACCCCCTACTGGAGGCCTTTGGCAATGCCAAGACCGTGAGGAACGACAACTCCTCTCGCTTT GGTAAATTCATTAGAATTCATTTTGGTACTACAGGGAAGCTGGCTTCTGCAGATATTGAAACAT ATCTTCTAGAAAAGTCTAGAGTTACTTTCCAGCTGAAGGCAGAAAGAAGCTACCATATTTTTTATCAGATCACTTCCAATAAGAAGCCAGATCTGATTG AAATGCTCCTGATCACCACCAACCCTTATGACTATGCCTTCGTCAGTCAAGGGGAGATCACAGTCCCCAGCATTGATGACCAAGAGGAGCTGATGGCCACAGAT AGTGCCATTGACATCCTGGGCTTTACTCCTGAAGAGAAAGTTTCCATCTACAAGCTCACAGGGGCCGTGATGCATTATGGGAACATGAAGTTCAAGCAAAAGCAGCGTGAGGAACAGGCCGAGCCAGATGGCACGGAAG TTGCTGACAAGGCAGCCTACCTCCAGAGTCTGAACTCTGCTGACCTGCTCAAAGCCCTCTGCTACCCCAGGGTCAAGGTCGGCAACGAGTACGTCACCAAAGGCCAGACTGTGCAGCAG GTATACAACGCAGTGGGCGCCCTGGCCAAGGCCGTCTACGAGAAGATGTTCCTGTGGATGGTCACCCGCATCAACCAGCAGCTGGACACCAAGCAGCCCAGACAGTACTTCATCGGGGTCCTGGACATCGCCGGCTTTGAGATCTTTGAT TTCAACAGCCTGGAGCAGCTGTGCATCAACTTCACCAACGAGAAGCTGCAACAGTTCTTCAACCACCACATGTTCGTGCTGGAGCAGGAGGAGTACAAGAAGGAGGGCATCGAGTGGACGTTCATTGACTTCGGGATGGACCTGGCTGCCTGCATCGAGCTCATCGAGAAG CCACTGGGCATCTTCTCCATTCTGGAGGAGGAGTGCATGTTCCCCAAGGCCACGGACACCTCCTTCAAGAACAAGCTGTACGACCAGCACCTGGGCAAGTCCGCCAACTTCCAAAAGCCCAAGGTGGTCAAGGGCAGGGCCGAGGCACACTTCTCGCTGATCCACTACGCCGGCACCGTGGACTACAACATTGCCGGCTGGCTGGACAAGAACAAGGACCCCCTGAATGACACTGTGGTTGGGCTGTACCAAAAGTCCGCAATGAAGACTCTGGCCAGTCTCTTTTCCACATATGCTAGTGCTGAAGCAG ACAGTGGTACAAAGAAAGGTGCTAAGAAGAAGGGCTCCTCTTTCCAGACTGTGTCAGCCCTCTTCAGG gaaaatttaaataaactgatGACCAATCTGAGGAGCACACACCCTCATTTTGTACGGTGTATCATTCCCAATGAAACCAAAACTCCTG GGGCCATGGAGCATGAACTTGTCCTGCACCAGCTGAGGTGTAACGGAGTGCTGGAAGGCATCCGCATCTGCAGGAAGGGCTTCCCCAGCAGAATCTTATATGGGGATTTTAAACAAAG ATACAAAGTTTTAAACGCAAGTGCTATTCCAGAAGGACAGTTCATCGACAGCAAGAAGGCTTCTGAGAAACTTCTCGCCTCTATTGATATTGATCACACCCAATATAAATTTGGGCATACCAAG GTGTTCTTCAAAGCTGGCCTTCTGGGTCTTCTGGAAGAAATGAGAGACGAAAAGTTGGCCCAGATTATAACGAGAACTCAAGCTGTCTGCAGGGGATTCCTAATGAGGGTAGAATATCAGAAGATGTTGCAAAGGAG AGAAGCCCTCTTCTGCATCCAGTACAACGTCCGCGCCTTCATGAACGTCAAGCACTGGCCCTGGATGAAACTCTTCTTCAAGATCAAGCCCCTTCTCAAGAGCGCAGAGACCGAGAAGGAGATGGCCACCATGAAGGAGGAGTTTCAGAAAACCAAAGACGAACTCGCCAAGTCAGAGGCGAAGAGGAAGGAACTGGAGGAAAAGATGGTCACtctcttgaaagagaaaaatgacctgCAGCTTCAGGTTCAATCC GAAGCTGATGCCTTGGCTGATGCAGAGGAAAGGTGTGAGCAACTCATTAAGAACAAAATCCAGCTGGAGGCCAAGATCAAGGAGGTGACTGAGAGAGCTGAGGATGAGGAGGAGATCAATGccgagctgacggccaagaagaGGAAACTGGAGGACGAGTGTTCAGAGCTCAAGAAAGACATTGACGACCTTGAGCTGACCCTGGCCAAGGTTGAAAAGGAGAAGCATGCCACAGAGAACAAG gtGAAAAACCTCACAGAAGAGATGGCAGGCCTGGACGAAACCATCGCTAAGCTGACCAAGGAGAAGAAGGCCCTACAGGAGGCCCACCAGCAGACCCTGGATGACCTACAGGCAGAAGAGGACAAGGTCAACACGCTGAGCAAAGCTAAAACCAAGCTTGAGCAGCAAGTAGATGAC CTTGAAGGGTCATTagagcaagaaaagaaactcCGCATGGATCTAGAGAGAGCAAAGAGGAAACTGGAGGGAGACCTAAAATTAGCCCAAGAATCCACAATGGATGTAGAAAATGAGAAACAGCAACTTGATGAGAGACTCAAAAA GAAAGAATTTGAAATCAGCAATTTGCTAAGTAAAATTGAAGATGAGCAGGCAGTAGAAATTCaactacaaaagaaaatcaaagagctGCAG GCCCGCAtcgaggagctggaggaggaaatCGAGGCAGAGCGGGCCTCCCGGGCCAAAGCAGAGAAGCAGTGCTCAGACCTCTCCCGCGAACTGGAGGAGATCAGCGAGCGGCTGGAAGAAGCCGGCGGGGCCACTTCCGCCCAGATCGAGATGAACAAGAAGCGGGAGGCCGAGTTCCAGAAGATGCGCAGGGACCTGGAGGAGGCCACCCTGCAGCACGAAGCCACGGCGGCCACCCTGAGGAAGAAGCACGCGGACAGCGTGGCCGAGCTGGGGGAGCAGATAGACAACCTACAGAGGGTCaagcagaagctggagaaggagaagagcGAGTTGAAGATGGAGATTGACGACCTGGCCAGTAACATGGAGACCATCTCCAAGGCCAAG GGGAACCTGGAAAAGATGTGCCGCACTCTAGAAGACCAGGTGAGTGAACTTAAGACCAAGGAAGAGGAGCAGCAGCGGCTGATCAATGACCTGACGGCTCAGAGAGCGCGTCTGCAGACAGAAGCAG GTGAATATTCCCGACAATTAGATGAGAAAGAGGCTTTGGTCTCTCAGCTTTCAAGGAACAAACAAGCATCTACACAACAGATTGAGGAGCTGAAACATCAGctggaggaagaaacaaaa GCCAAGAACGCGCTGGCCCACGCCCTGCAGTCCTCCCGCCACGACTGTGACCTGCTGCGGGAACAGTacgaggaggagcaggagggcaAGGCCGAGCTGCAGAGGGCGCTGTCCAAGGCCAACAGCGAGGTGGCCCAGTGGAGGACCAAATACGAGACGGATGCCATCCAGCGCacagaggagctggaggaggccaA GAAGAAGCTGGCCCAACGTCTGCAGGACGCCGAGGAGCACGTAGAAGCAGTGAACGCCAAATGTGCCTCCCTGGAGAAGACGAAGCAGCGGCTCCAGAACGAAGTGGAAGACCTCATGCTCGACGTGGAGAGAACAAACGCAGCCTGTGCGGCCCTGGACAAGAAGCAGAGGAACTTCGACAAG GTCCTGGCAGAGTGGAAACAGAAGTATGAGGAGACTCAAGCTGAACTTGAGGCCTCCCAGAAGGAGTCCCGCTCTCTCGGCACTGAGCTGTTCAAGGTCAAGAATGCCTACGAAGAATCCCTGGATCACCTGGAAACCCTGAGGCGAGAGAACAAGAACTTGCAGC AGGAGATTTCTGACCTCACGGAGCAGATTgctgagggagggaagcaaatcCATGAACTGGAGAAGATAAAGAAGCAAGTGGAACAAGAGAAATGCGATATTCAGGCTGCCTTAGAGGAAGCAGAG GCATCTCTTGAACACGAAGAGGGAAAGATCCTACGCATCCAGTTGGAGTTGAACCAAGTCAAGTCTGAAGTCGAGAGGAAAATCACTGAAAAGGATGAGGAAATCGATCAACTAAAGAGAAACCACATCAGAGTCGTGGAGTCGATGCAGAGCACCTTGGATGCTGAGATCAGGAGCAGGAACGATGCTCTGAGAGTCAAGAAGAAGATGGAGGGAGACCTCAATGAAATGGAAATCCAGCTGAACCATGCCAACCGCCAGGCTGCAGAGGCCCTGAGGAACTACAGGAACACCCAGGCCATCTTGAAG GACACCCAGCTGCACCTGGACGACGCGCTCCGGGGCCAGGAGGACCTGAAGGAGCAGCTGGCCATGGTGGAGCGCAGGGCCAACCTGCTGCAGGCTGAGATCGAGGAGCTGCGGGCGACCCTGGAGCAGACGGAGAGGAGCAGAAAAATCGCAGAACAGGAGCTCCTGGACGCCAGTGAGCGCGTCCAGCTCCTCCACACCCAG AACACCAGCCTGATCAACACCAAGAAGAAGCTGGAGACAGACATCTCCCAGATCCAGGGAGAGATGGAAGACATTGTCCAGGAAGCCCGCAACGCAGAAGAGAAGGCCAAGAAGGCCATCACTGAT GCGGCCATGATGGCCGAGGAGCTGAAGAAGGAGCAGGACACCAGCGCCCACCTGGAGCGGATGAAGAAGAACCTGGAGCAGACGGTGAAGGACCTTCAGCACCGTCTGGACGAGGCTGAGCAGCTGGCCCTGAAGGGCGGGAAGAAGCAGATCCAGAAACTGGAGGCCAGG GTACGTGAACTTGAAGGAGAGGTTGAAAATGAGCAGAAACGTAATGCAGAGGCTGTTAAAGGTTTGCGGAAACATGAGAGAAGAGTAAAGGAACTTACCTACCAG ACCGAAGAAGACCGCAAGAATGTTCTCAGGCTGCAGGACCTAGTAGATAAACTACAGGCAAAGGTGAAATCGTACAAGAGACAAGCTGAGGAGGCT gaGGAACAATCCAACGCTAATCTTGCTAAATTCCGCAAGCTCCAGCACGAGCTGGAGGAGGCCGAGGAACGCGCTGACATTGCCGAGTCCCAGGTCAACAAGCTGCGGGCAAAGAGCCGGGAGGTCCACACGAAAATCAGTGCGGAGTGA